GGCGGCGGACAGCGGAAGGCGAATCGCAGAACTGACGGTCCGGCGCGTTTATGGTGAGGCACATGTTTCGTCTGGAGACAGAAGTCGACAAATCCCGGCGCGATCTTCTCCGTTCGCGGCTCCTGGAGAGCAACACGGCGGCGTCACCGGTACTGAGAGCGCTGCGCGGAACCCCGGCCGAGCGCGAACGGCCGCTGCACGTTTGGGCGTTGGACGAGCGGGGGGCGATGGCGGGCGGCCTGGTCGGCCACACCTGGGCGTCCTGGCTGCACGTGACGTTCCTGTGGGTGGACGACCTGCACCGCGGCGCGGGCCTCGGCGGCCTGCTGCTGACGGAGGCGGAACGCCTCGCGACGACCGAGCGCGGCTGCACGGCGGCCCGACTGGAGACCTGGGACTTCCAGGCGCCGGACTTCTACCGCAAGAAGGGGTACGAGGTGGTGTGCGTGATCCCCGACTATCCGCCGGGCGTCACGGAGTACACGCTGACGAAGCGGCTGGGACCGCAGCCGGACGGTCGACGCTAGCGGGCCGCCCCGAGGAGACCCGGGACGAGGTCGAGTTCCGCCCAGACGGTCAGCCCGCGCCGGGTCAGCCGGGTGCCCCACCGATCGGCGAGCGCGTGGGTGATCAGCAGTCCCCGCCCCCGCTCCGCGCTGCCGCGGGCCGGCACGGGCCGGACCGGGGGCGCCTGCCCGCCCTCGTCGGTCACGCTGACGGAGGCCGTGGACACGGTGAAGGCGCAGCCCACCGCGATCGTGTGACTGACGGTGTGCTCCAGGGCGTTGGCGACGAGTTCGCCGGCGATCGACTCCAGGTCGTCCACCAGCGCCGGATCGAGCCCGCGCGCACGGGCCGCGTCCCTGACATGCCGGCGGGCGGCGCGG
The sequence above is a segment of the Streptomyces griseoviridis genome. Coding sequences within it:
- a CDS encoding GNAT family N-acetyltransferase; this encodes MVRHMFRLETEVDKSRRDLLRSRLLESNTAASPVLRALRGTPAERERPLHVWALDERGAMAGGLVGHTWASWLHVTFLWVDDLHRGAGLGGLLLTEAERLATTERGCTAARLETWDFQAPDFYRKKGYEVVCVIPDYPPGVTEYTLTKRLGPQPDGRR
- a CDS encoding ATP-binding protein, which translates into the protein MQNDATGDPRLNRHLPPSGPHRHPALLVSDTPDGPASRMADQIEAVQLDLAQRLLSRVQKARVEEGDEPLHWVGQLCDALADVLVIARCRGDRLAAPGPRAGDALAVSGADLASARAARRHVRDAARARGLDPALVDDLESIAGELVANALEHTVSHTIAVGCAFTVSTASVSVTDEGGQAPPVRPVPARGSAERGRGLLITHALADRWGTRLTRRGLTVWAELDLVPGLLGAAR